In the Acetobacterium sp. KB-1 genome, TGAGTGATAACCATACTGTTTGGTACGATTGTTGATCGCCGCCGTTTCGATGATGCAGGCCAAATTTCTGCCGCCTGAAACGGGGATCATCACTTCCGGAATTTCGACCCCCAAGATATCCAGCGTTTGTTCATCAAGACCCAGGCGATCATAGGGTGATCGTTCATCCCAATTTTCCAGACGGATGACCATGTCAATTTCAACATCTCTTTTAACGGCTCTGGCACCATAAAGGGTTTTAACGTCTATGATACCAATTCCCCGAATTTCCATAAAATGTTCGAGCAGTACCGGGGCTGTTCCCATTAAATGACCGTCTCGGATCCGTTTCACCTCAACCACATCATCCGCGATGAGACAATGACCACGCTTGACAATTTCTAATGCCGTTTCACTTTTGCCAATGCCACTGGGCCCGGTAATCAACACACCGACTCCAAAAACCTCAACTAATACCCCGTGCAAACTGATCCGTGGTGCCGACAGCTGATCAATATAGTTAACCAGATCATAAAACAATGTGGTTGTATTTTCCTTACTTTTTAACAGGGTCCGTCCGTATTTCCTGGCCGCATCTTCAAACAGATGAGTCTCCTCCAAATCCCAACATACAATAAAACAGGGAAATTCATAGGAAAAAAAATCGTCGATCTTTTTCTCGCGAACCTCAGGATCCAGATCCAGCAGATAGGAAACTTCCACCTTACCAATCACCTGCACCCGATTCGAATCAAAATGCTCATAGTACCCATGAAGCTGTAATCCCGGACGATTGATCCCACTGTTGACCAGGTTCAAATCCGCTGACTGATAATAAATTTTTTCAAGTTTGATATCTTTACAAAAATCGTCTAAATTTACTTTCCCATTCATTCTTTTGTTATCTCTTTTCATTGATTTACTACTAATTAGTTTACTCAAGTTATTCTACCTCAAAGTTTCCGTTGTTAAAAGTTTTTTTCACGACTTGTTGCGAAAATGTTCAAATACGGCCTGGGCCGTTTTAATCTGCATCCCGGGGACTGACTGTAGTTCTTCGATGGTAGCTTTTTTGATTTTATCCACTTGGCCAAAGTGAGCCATTAAGGCTTCGCGACGTTTTTTTCCGACGCCGGGGATTTCCTCAAGCTGGGAGACCAGCATTTCTTTTTTTCTTAAAATCTGATGATAGCCCAGGGTATAACGATGGACCTCTTCC is a window encoding:
- the hprK gene encoding HPr(Ser) kinase/phosphatase; the encoded protein is MNGKVNLDDFCKDIKLEKIYYQSADLNLVNSGINRPGLQLHGYYEHFDSNRVQVIGKVEVSYLLDLDPEVREKKIDDFFSYEFPCFIVCWDLEETHLFEDAARKYGRTLLKSKENTTTLFYDLVNYIDQLSAPRISLHGVLVEVFGVGVLITGPSGIGKSETALEIVKRGHCLIADDVVEVKRIRDGHLMGTAPVLLEHFMEIRGIGIIDVKTLYGARAVKRDVEIDMVIRLENWDERSPYDRLGLDEQTLDILGVEIPEVMIPVSGGRNLACIIETAAINNRTKQYGYHSAQVFCDRVAHQNDLDTQKRELQKKQD